From the Myxococcota bacterium genome, one window contains:
- a CDS encoding Coq4 family protein produces MTAIPFRSPQASRMRWRTALGALQALLRDPDDTARAVDVILAIGGRDFERTLRRFAASPAGRALLAEQPSLAAALSDQAALARLSPDSLGRAYLDYLADTGFRTTGLIDLQHETRRRWQAQHGLPPLDPVRNWFADRIGLVHDLAHVVTGYGTDDLGEATLLAFSQGQSGGRANALLTAGAFFEVFRSRGRPWLRYVTRAYRRGRRAESLVALPWEEMLPMRLSTVRRLAGLGQPEEAHPGGIWRGQRFHKTGRQVTESA; encoded by the coding sequence GTGACTGCCATTCCGTTCCGTTCCCCACAGGCGAGCCGGATGCGCTGGCGCACGGCGCTGGGCGCCCTGCAGGCGCTGCTGCGCGACCCCGACGACACGGCGCGCGCGGTCGACGTGATCCTGGCGATCGGCGGGCGCGACTTCGAGCGCACGCTGCGCCGCTTCGCGGCCAGCCCCGCCGGGCGCGCGCTGCTCGCCGAGCAGCCCTCGCTCGCGGCGGCGCTCTCCGACCAGGCGGCGCTCGCGCGCTTGTCCCCCGACAGCCTCGGGCGCGCGTATCTCGACTATCTCGCCGACACGGGCTTCCGCACCACGGGTCTCATCGACCTGCAGCACGAGACGCGCCGGCGCTGGCAGGCGCAGCACGGCCTGCCACCGCTCGATCCGGTGCGCAACTGGTTCGCCGACCGGATCGGGCTCGTGCACGACCTGGCCCACGTGGTCACGGGCTACGGCACCGACGATCTCGGCGAAGCCACGCTCCTGGCGTTCAGCCAGGGTCAGAGCGGTGGCCGGGCCAACGCCCTGCTCACCGCGGGCGCGTTCTTCGAGGTCTTCCGCTCGCGCGGGCGGCCCTGGCTCCGCTACGTGACGCGCGCCTATCGGCGCGGCCGGCGCGCCGAGTCACTCGTGGCGCTGCCCTGGGAGGAGATGCTGCCCATGCGCCTGTCCACGGTGCGACGGCTCGCCGGGCTCGGTCAGCCGGAGGAAGCGCACCCCGGCGGGATCTGGCGCGGCCAGCGCTTCCACAAGACCGGACGTCAAGTCACTGAGTCGGCTTGA
- a CDS encoding TetR/AcrR family transcriptional regulator, with amino-acid sequence MISGPRAQSKSRQRERILDAARSLFAERGVEPVTMADVALSAGVARATVFNYFASKYALVEAITDDVVAYFQGMLENALADRVTPTPAIVRALFSHMGAGIEAYRGFYRGVFREIARISVGLDEGLAARRTREVTSAQLVRLMERGLARGDLRPVAPAVDLARAFESLSNGTIIGWLYDEQSDSLRQRMERAAEIFLAPVAASRFAGRPRRLVALAAPPQDPTGDTPGKRARRAPRRAKETK; translated from the coding sequence ATGATTTCCGGGCCCCGCGCGCAGAGCAAGAGCCGGCAGCGCGAGCGGATCCTCGACGCGGCCCGCTCGCTGTTCGCCGAGCGCGGCGTCGAGCCGGTCACGATGGCCGACGTGGCGCTCTCGGCCGGGGTGGCCCGCGCCACGGTCTTCAACTACTTCGCATCGAAGTACGCGCTGGTCGAGGCGATCACCGACGACGTGGTCGCGTACTTCCAGGGCATGCTCGAGAATGCGCTCGCCGACCGGGTGACTCCCACGCCCGCGATCGTGCGCGCGCTGTTCTCCCACATGGGTGCGGGCATCGAGGCCTACCGGGGCTTCTATCGCGGCGTGTTCCGCGAGATCGCGCGCATCAGCGTCGGCCTCGACGAGGGGCTGGCCGCGCGGCGCACGCGGGAAGTCACTTCGGCCCAGCTCGTGCGGCTCATGGAGCGTGGGCTCGCGCGCGGCGACCTGCGGCCAGTGGCGCCGGCCGTGGACCTGGCGCGCGCGTTCGAGAGCCTGAGCAACGGCACGATCATCGGCTGGCTGTACGACGAGCAGAGTGACTCGCTGCGCCAGCGCATGGAGCGCGCCGCCGAGATCTTCCTCGCGCCCGTGGCGGCCTCCCGCTTCGCCGGACGGCCGCGCCGCCTGGTCGCGCTCGCCGCGCCGCCCCAGGACCCCACCGGCGACACCCCCGGGAAGCGCGCGCGGCGGGCGCCGCGCCGCGCCAAGGAGACGAAGTGA
- a CDS encoding methyltransferase domain-containing protein yields MEKLARARDGYAERIRALAGLRSPALLRGLSRVPREEFLGPPPWRLLTVADLGRGYRETSDPAELYDNVLVALDAERRLNNGEPAALLRWLDSLELRAGERFLHVGCGVGYYTAIAAEALRPGGRALGVELDPSLAERARHNLAGRDDVEIVSGDGASLTGQSFDAIFVNAGATEILPAWLDSLLPGGRLLLPLTVGIGQPNLGVGFMLLVRRDADGDRAEFQGPVGVFHCAGARSEYGESQLRRLFAARPSGALPLRRQPHREDSSCALHGAGFCLAHPARHE; encoded by the coding sequence ATGGAGAAGCTCGCGCGCGCCCGCGACGGCTACGCCGAGCGGATCCGCGCGCTCGCGGGTCTGCGCTCGCCGGCCCTGCTGCGGGGGCTGTCACGGGTCCCGCGCGAGGAGTTCCTCGGCCCGCCCCCGTGGCGCTTGCTCACGGTCGCCGACCTGGGGCGCGGCTACCGCGAGACCTCGGACCCGGCGGAGCTCTACGACAACGTGCTGGTCGCGCTCGACGCGGAGCGACGGCTCAACAACGGCGAGCCGGCGGCGCTGTTGCGCTGGCTCGACTCACTCGAGCTCCGCGCGGGTGAGCGCTTCCTGCACGTGGGCTGCGGCGTGGGCTACTACACGGCGATCGCGGCCGAAGCCCTGCGGCCTGGCGGGCGGGCGCTGGGCGTGGAGCTCGACCCGAGCCTGGCCGAGCGCGCGCGCCACAACCTGGCCGGCCGCGACGACGTGGAGATCGTCTCAGGCGACGGCGCCAGTCTCACCGGCCAGAGCTTCGACGCGATCTTCGTGAATGCGGGCGCCACCGAGATCCTGCCCGCCTGGCTCGACTCACTCCTGCCCGGCGGGCGGCTGCTCCTGCCGCTCACCGTGGGCATCGGCCAGCCGAACCTGGGCGTCGGCTTCATGCTGCTGGTGCGGCGGGACGCCGACGGCGACCGCGCCGAATTCCAGGGACCCGTCGGGGTGTTCCACTGCGCGGGCGCGCGCAGCGAATACGGAGAGTCACAGCTGCGTCGACTCTTCGCAGCTCGACCCTCCGGGGCGTTGCCGCTGCGGCGCCAACCCCATCGCGAGGACTCGAGCTGCGCCCTTCACGGCGCGGGGTTCTGCCTCGCACATCCAGCGAGGCACGAATGA
- a CDS encoding signal peptidase I produces MKRAPGAPFSGNAAVVARDYRGWFLGHFVPGDEPLHSRDVEVKWTTHAAGETRPEWSPPGPVRTLNLLIRGRFAVLFPGEEVVLEREGDFVAFGPGIAHSFRAIEESLVMTIRWPSRPS; encoded by the coding sequence ATGAAACGAGCTCCGGGCGCACCCTTCAGCGGCAACGCAGCGGTCGTGGCGCGGGACTACCGCGGTTGGTTTCTCGGTCACTTCGTGCCGGGCGACGAGCCGCTGCACAGCCGGGACGTCGAGGTGAAGTGGACCACGCACGCCGCGGGCGAGACCCGGCCCGAGTGGTCGCCGCCGGGCCCGGTGCGCACGCTGAACCTCCTGATCCGCGGCCGCTTCGCCGTGCTCTTCCCCGGCGAGGAGGTCGTGCTCGAGCGGGAGGGCGACTTCGTGGCATTCGGACCCGGCATCGCGCACTCGTTCCGCGCCATCGAGGAGTCACTGGTGATGACGATCCGCTGGCCCTCGCGCCCGAGCTAG
- a CDS encoding VOC family protein, with translation MSCRDRGRPLRAHEPDRRRLARARGLLRRGVRLRARAARARPRGPGPGSGHRRRRRDAARRAPAPAGSRRARADARDLQLRRPHRPGRRAVNRPGLAHLAFEVDDVPAARREVLARGGSALGEVVTLSYASGARVTWCYVTDPEGNAIELQSWR, from the coding sequence GTGAGCTGCCGTGATCGCGGGCGCCCGCTACGCGCACACGAACCTGATCGCCGTCGACTGGCGCGCGCTCGCGGCCTTCTACGGCGAGGTGTTCGGCTGCGTGCTCGTGCCGCCCGAGCGCGACCTCGCGGGCCGGGACCTGGAAGCGGGCACCGGCGTCGCCGGCGCGACGCTGCGCGGCGTGCACCTGCGCCTGCCGGGTCACGGCGAGCGCGGGCCGACGCTCGAGATCTACAGCTACGGCGCCCACACCGACCCGGCCGGCGCGCCGTGAACCGGCCCGGCCTGGCGCACCTGGCGTTCGAGGTCGACGACGTGCCTGCGGCGCGGCGCGAGGTGCTGGCGCGCGGCGGCTCGGCGCTGGGCGAGGTGGTCACGCTCTCGTACGCGAGCGGCGCGCGCGTCACCTGGTGCTACGTGACCGACCCCGAAGGCAACGCGATCGAGCTCCAGTCCTGGCGCTAG
- a CDS encoding class I SAM-dependent methyltransferase — protein MAQSHRHFVPAAGADWLLPFYDPFTRLLGTRGAQQELVTQARLAPGQRVLDLGCGTGALSLVAKRLEPAIELVALDPDEKALARAERKAAQAGVAIAFEQGFGDSLPFPDASFERVISSFVFHHFESAEKPAVLRELRRVLRAGGSLHVVDFAGTGHGLGALLAKLVHREQSLRSNAEDGLARLMREAGFREAAQVGARGSLLGELGYYCARV, from the coding sequence ACCGACACTTCGTTCCCGCGGCCGGCGCCGACTGGCTGCTGCCGTTCTACGATCCGTTCACGCGGCTCCTGGGCACGCGCGGCGCGCAGCAGGAGCTGGTCACTCAGGCCCGGCTCGCGCCCGGACAGCGCGTGCTCGACCTGGGCTGCGGCACGGGCGCGCTCTCGCTCGTGGCCAAGCGCCTGGAGCCCGCGATCGAGCTGGTGGCGCTCGACCCCGACGAGAAGGCCCTGGCCCGGGCCGAGCGGAAAGCGGCGCAGGCCGGCGTCGCGATCGCGTTCGAGCAGGGCTTCGGCGACTCACTGCCGTTCCCCGACGCGAGCTTCGAGCGCGTGATCTCGTCGTTCGTGTTCCACCACTTCGAGAGCGCCGAGAAGCCGGCCGTGCTGCGCGAGCTGCGGCGCGTGCTGCGCGCGGGCGGGTCACTGCACGTAGTCGACTTCGCAGGCACGGGTCACGGTCTGGGTGCCCTGCTCGCGAAGCTGGTCCACCGCGAGCAGAGCCTGCGCTCGAACGCCGAGGACGGCCTGGCGCGGCTCATGCGCGAAGCCGGCTTTCGCGAGGCCGCGCAGGTCGGCGCGCGCGGGTCGCTGCTCGGCGAGCTCGGCTACTACTGCGCGCGCGTGTGA